A region of Toxorhynchites rutilus septentrionalis strain SRP chromosome 1, ASM2978413v1, whole genome shotgun sequence DNA encodes the following proteins:
- the LOC129762639 gene encoding uncharacterized protein LOC129762639 isoform X1, protein MFLINMSKIPENCLENKVLFQTIMDEEDYLDEQKNGQHCSLCLHWINESSFAEQMVDIAATNEDSCGSLADKIKDYLKLNIDPSDTASKICLNCVHTISFIDEFQKLCRQIQNIYDSAQFCFSDAMRWQSYNNHVSELRALLSEQREWFENALTATSIVDSAVICNDFDNIASPEFVQVKVEQIENEPKCDESLIVVKTEIEVNEPVPTPSERATSNDRSTIIEDRFSRFQLKLKIAHELQAQKSSKPDLKAVGEKINFEFHEINQLWDEMVNFYRTSKKRASAGHDASIFRCRRCPLFTILNVIIPKYEHHKPYNIKAAKNNDETHLLSSRKTSINLDVAIAEEIEAHPELWDFSISCSVQSMNNAWKDVTRKLAMNMTTFRRHWRRLRDNYRAHKLREMKGTLQQDPADDQYEHLISLLHKFFGNTMTIRLPEGTVEQNEQTEGEDDVEEEHDGDLYKKEQQLALAQEFQKYPNIWCYKHPDFLNIEKRNYILDNIAENLATDRETVKREWARLKNTFHNRYLRLMKGQLQSDDALIVEPLYQVFDGMFGETTGNQKDEEDDPDKKFDNETKLEFAKACYDNDILWNMKHPDYDAQDKRNTVWALIALQFGVSQEKIRNEWGFLRDMYRSQYLHAQSNSRRKRKNESLMTPLRLLMKSMFEEQMISLYVQEKHIRTVSRYKKGIKTRQVKKIEMKPFGTPEARLKLLEEISTHDIIWNVNNPNFKKEALRVGVFEKIAEKFDQTPSIIKEEWKKLKTLRRHLKRRIAHGSLDPNSDDMDPLHALLMKLQSPKLTKTVDDVLLSEEESYPKRRYVGKRSFSDDGCIKLEVNGTVRYAKVCELCGKQVERSHFEYHMNAHYGHTPYACSFEGCDKKYSNKSIRDKHEIAVHSEDGYKFPCDRCDRKFKQKYKYEYHYAVQHKSLELPCSICGKLLPHNLVLKRHMRIHVQNYECHICGKVVQKKHTLKVHMRVHTKEKPYQCELCEQRFMLNVQLKTHLLKVHDVVLEKMQTQVLNKS, encoded by the exons ATGTTTTTGATTAACATGTCAAAAATTCCAGAAAATTGTTTAGAAAACAAAGTGTTGTTCCAGACGATCATGGATGAAGAAG ATTACCTAGATGAGCAAAAGAATGGCCAGCACTGCAGTTTGTGCCTACACTGGATAAATGAGTCATCTTTTGCTGAACAAATGGTTGATATTGCCGCTACCAATGAAGATTCGTGTGGCTCCCTCGCCGACAAAATTAAGGACTATTTGAAATTAAACATCGACCCAAGTGACACCGCCAGTAAAATTTGCTTGAACTGTGTGCACACGATTAGTTTCATAGACGAATTCCAGAAACTTTGTCGTCAAATCCAAAATATTTACGATTCGGCACAGTTTTGCTTCAGCGATGCAATGAGATGGCAAAGCTACAATAATCACGTCAGCGAGCTGCGGGCACTGCTTAGCGAGCAACGGGAATGGTTTGAGAACGCCCTTACTGCTACCAGCATCGTGGATTCAGCTGTTATTTGCAACGATTTCGACAATATAGCTTCTCCCGAATTCGTTCAAGTAAAAGTGGAACAGATTGAGAATGAACCAAAGTGCGATGAGTCTTTGATTGTGGTCAAAACGGAAATTGAAGTGAACGAACCGGTTCCAACGCCTTCCGAGCGTGCAACGAGCAACGACCGATCTACAATTATTGAAGatcgattttcacgatttcaattgaaattaaaaattgcACATGAATTGCAAGCGCAAAAATCTAGCAAACCTGATTTGAAGGCTGTTGgcgagaaaataaattttgaatttcacgagATAAATCAATTGTGGGACGAAATGGTAAATTTCTACAGAACTTCCAAAAAACGCGCTTCTGCTGGACATGATGCTTCTATTTTTCGCTGCCGCAGATGTCCATTGTTCACCATATTGAACGTGATAATACCTAAATACGAACACCACAAACCATATAACATTAAGGCCGCTAAAAATAATGACGAGACACATTTACTATCCAGCAGAAAGACATCTATCAATCTGGACGTTGCTATTGCGGAGGAAATAGAGGCTCATCCTGAATTGTGGGATTTTTCTATTAGTTG CTCCGTACAGAGCATGAACAACGCCTGGAAAGATGTTACACGAAAGTTGGCCATGAATATGACTACCTTTCGAAGACATTGGCGTCGTTTGCGGGATAACTATCGTGCTCATAAATTACGCGAGATGAAAGGTACTTTGCAGCAGGATCCAGCAGATGATCAGTACGAGCATCTGATCTCGCTTCTACACAAATTTTTCGGAAACACTATGACTATTCGGCTTCCCGAGGGTACTGTCGAACAGAACGAACAGACAGAGGGAGAAGATGACGTCGAAGAAGAACATGACGGCGACCTTTATAAAAAGGAACAGCAACTAGCGCTGGCACAAGAGTTCCAAAAGTATCCCAACATTTGGTGCTACAAACATCCAGA TTTTCTCAACATAGAGAAGCGGAATTATATTTTAGATAATATCGCTGAAAATTTGGCTACCGATCGTGAAACCGTGAAGCGAGAGTGGGCAcggttaaaaaatacgtttcatAATCGATATTTACGTCTGATGAAAGGACAACTTCAGAGTGACGATGCTCTGATAGTTGAACCGCTTTACCAAGTGTTCGATGGGATGTTTGGAGAAACCACTGGGAATCAAAAAGATGAGGAGGATGATCCAGACAAAAAATTCGACAATGAAACTAAGCTAGAGTTCGCAAAAGCTTGCTACGATAACGATATCCTCTGGAATATGAAACATCCAGA ctaCGATGCCCAAGACAAACGTAATACGGTCTGGGCCTTGATTGCGCTGCAGTTTGGTGTGTCTCAGGAGAAAATAAGGAATGAATGGGGTTTCTTGCGTGATATGTACCGAAGTCAGTACTTGCACGCCCAGAGCAATTCgagaaggaaaagaaaaaacgAATCATTGATGACGCCTTTGCGTCTACTGATGAAAAGCATGTTCGAAGAGCAAATGATTAGCCTATATGTCCAAGAAAAGCATATACGAACTGTAAGTAGGTATAAAAAAGGTATCAAAACAAGGCAAGTGAAAAAGATTGAAATGAAACCATTCGGTACACCAGAAGCAAGGCTAAAGCTGTTAGAGGAAATATCAACGCACGATATCATCTGGAACGTAAATAACCCCAA TTTCAAGAAAGAGGCGCTGCGTGTgggagtattcgaaaaaatcgcAGAGAAATTTGACCAAACTCCTTCAATCATAAAAGAAGAGTGGAAGAAACTTAAAACTTTACGTCGACAtctgaagcgtcggattgctcACGGCAGTCTGGATCCAAATTCAGACGATATGGATCCGTTGCATGCTCTGCTAATGAAACTTCAGTCTCCTAAACTCACAAAAACAGTGGATGATGTCCTGTTGAGTGAAGAGGAGTCATATCCCAAGCGGCGATACGTTGGTAAGCGAAGTTTCAGTGATGATGGATGTATAAAGCTCGAAGTGAACGGAACTGTACGATACGCAAAAGTGTGCGAGCTCTGCGGAAAGCAGGTTGAGAGGTCCCATTTCGAGTACCACATGAATGCGCACTATGGTCACACGCCGTATGCGTGCTCTTTCGAAGGGTgcgataaaaagtatagtaacAAAAGCATTCGTGATAAACATGAGATAGCAGTCCACAGCGAGGATGGTTACAAATTTCCGTGCGATCGGTGCGATAGGAAATTCAAACAGAAGTACAAATACGAGTATCACTACGCCGTCCAGCACAAGAGCCTGGAGCTTCCGTGTAGTATTTGCGGCAAGCTGCTGCCGCACAACCTAGTTCTCAAAAGACACATGCGTATTCATGTACAAAACTATGAGTGTCACATTTGTGGCAAAGTGGTGCAGAAAAAGCACACATTAAAAGTCCACATGCGTGTTCACACCAAAGAAAAACCATACCAATGTGAGCTTTGCGAGCAACGGTTTATGCTGAATGTTCAACTGAAGACCCATCTGCTTAAGGTACACGACGTCGTGTTAGAGAAGATGCAAACTCAAGTGTTAAATAAAAGTTAG
- the LOC129762639 gene encoding uncharacterized protein LOC129762639 isoform X2, with protein sequence MDEEDEQKNGQHCSLCLHWINESSFAEQMVDIAATNEDSCGSLADKIKDYLKLNIDPSDTASKICLNCVHTISFIDEFQKLCRQIQNIYDSAQFCFSDAMRWQSYNNHVSELRALLSEQREWFENALTATSIVDSAVICNDFDNIASPEFVQVKVEQIENEPKCDESLIVVKTEIEVNEPVPTPSERATSNDRSTIIEDRFSRFQLKLKIAHELQAQKSSKPDLKAVGEKINFEFHEINQLWDEMVNFYRTSKKRASAGHDASIFRCRRCPLFTILNVIIPKYEHHKPYNIKAAKNNDETHLLSSRKTSINLDVAIAEEIEAHPELWDFSISCSVQSMNNAWKDVTRKLAMNMTTFRRHWRRLRDNYRAHKLREMKGTLQQDPADDQYEHLISLLHKFFGNTMTIRLPEGTVEQNEQTEGEDDVEEEHDGDLYKKEQQLALAQEFQKYPNIWCYKHPDFLNIEKRNYILDNIAENLATDRETVKREWARLKNTFHNRYLRLMKGQLQSDDALIVEPLYQVFDGMFGETTGNQKDEEDDPDKKFDNETKLEFAKACYDNDILWNMKHPDYDAQDKRNTVWALIALQFGVSQEKIRNEWGFLRDMYRSQYLHAQSNSRRKRKNESLMTPLRLLMKSMFEEQMISLYVQEKHIRTVSRYKKGIKTRQVKKIEMKPFGTPEARLKLLEEISTHDIIWNVNNPNFKKEALRVGVFEKIAEKFDQTPSIIKEEWKKLKTLRRHLKRRIAHGSLDPNSDDMDPLHALLMKLQSPKLTKTVDDVLLSEEESYPKRRYVGKRSFSDDGCIKLEVNGTVRYAKVCELCGKQVERSHFEYHMNAHYGHTPYACSFEGCDKKYSNKSIRDKHEIAVHSEDGYKFPCDRCDRKFKQKYKYEYHYAVQHKSLELPCSICGKLLPHNLVLKRHMRIHVQNYECHICGKVVQKKHTLKVHMRVHTKEKPYQCELCEQRFMLNVQLKTHLLKVHDVVLEKMQTQVLNKS encoded by the exons ATGGATGAAGAAG ATGAGCAAAAGAATGGCCAGCACTGCAGTTTGTGCCTACACTGGATAAATGAGTCATCTTTTGCTGAACAAATGGTTGATATTGCCGCTACCAATGAAGATTCGTGTGGCTCCCTCGCCGACAAAATTAAGGACTATTTGAAATTAAACATCGACCCAAGTGACACCGCCAGTAAAATTTGCTTGAACTGTGTGCACACGATTAGTTTCATAGACGAATTCCAGAAACTTTGTCGTCAAATCCAAAATATTTACGATTCGGCACAGTTTTGCTTCAGCGATGCAATGAGATGGCAAAGCTACAATAATCACGTCAGCGAGCTGCGGGCACTGCTTAGCGAGCAACGGGAATGGTTTGAGAACGCCCTTACTGCTACCAGCATCGTGGATTCAGCTGTTATTTGCAACGATTTCGACAATATAGCTTCTCCCGAATTCGTTCAAGTAAAAGTGGAACAGATTGAGAATGAACCAAAGTGCGATGAGTCTTTGATTGTGGTCAAAACGGAAATTGAAGTGAACGAACCGGTTCCAACGCCTTCCGAGCGTGCAACGAGCAACGACCGATCTACAATTATTGAAGatcgattttcacgatttcaattgaaattaaaaattgcACATGAATTGCAAGCGCAAAAATCTAGCAAACCTGATTTGAAGGCTGTTGgcgagaaaataaattttgaatttcacgagATAAATCAATTGTGGGACGAAATGGTAAATTTCTACAGAACTTCCAAAAAACGCGCTTCTGCTGGACATGATGCTTCTATTTTTCGCTGCCGCAGATGTCCATTGTTCACCATATTGAACGTGATAATACCTAAATACGAACACCACAAACCATATAACATTAAGGCCGCTAAAAATAATGACGAGACACATTTACTATCCAGCAGAAAGACATCTATCAATCTGGACGTTGCTATTGCGGAGGAAATAGAGGCTCATCCTGAATTGTGGGATTTTTCTATTAGTTG CTCCGTACAGAGCATGAACAACGCCTGGAAAGATGTTACACGAAAGTTGGCCATGAATATGACTACCTTTCGAAGACATTGGCGTCGTTTGCGGGATAACTATCGTGCTCATAAATTACGCGAGATGAAAGGTACTTTGCAGCAGGATCCAGCAGATGATCAGTACGAGCATCTGATCTCGCTTCTACACAAATTTTTCGGAAACACTATGACTATTCGGCTTCCCGAGGGTACTGTCGAACAGAACGAACAGACAGAGGGAGAAGATGACGTCGAAGAAGAACATGACGGCGACCTTTATAAAAAGGAACAGCAACTAGCGCTGGCACAAGAGTTCCAAAAGTATCCCAACATTTGGTGCTACAAACATCCAGA TTTTCTCAACATAGAGAAGCGGAATTATATTTTAGATAATATCGCTGAAAATTTGGCTACCGATCGTGAAACCGTGAAGCGAGAGTGGGCAcggttaaaaaatacgtttcatAATCGATATTTACGTCTGATGAAAGGACAACTTCAGAGTGACGATGCTCTGATAGTTGAACCGCTTTACCAAGTGTTCGATGGGATGTTTGGAGAAACCACTGGGAATCAAAAAGATGAGGAGGATGATCCAGACAAAAAATTCGACAATGAAACTAAGCTAGAGTTCGCAAAAGCTTGCTACGATAACGATATCCTCTGGAATATGAAACATCCAGA ctaCGATGCCCAAGACAAACGTAATACGGTCTGGGCCTTGATTGCGCTGCAGTTTGGTGTGTCTCAGGAGAAAATAAGGAATGAATGGGGTTTCTTGCGTGATATGTACCGAAGTCAGTACTTGCACGCCCAGAGCAATTCgagaaggaaaagaaaaaacgAATCATTGATGACGCCTTTGCGTCTACTGATGAAAAGCATGTTCGAAGAGCAAATGATTAGCCTATATGTCCAAGAAAAGCATATACGAACTGTAAGTAGGTATAAAAAAGGTATCAAAACAAGGCAAGTGAAAAAGATTGAAATGAAACCATTCGGTACACCAGAAGCAAGGCTAAAGCTGTTAGAGGAAATATCAACGCACGATATCATCTGGAACGTAAATAACCCCAA TTTCAAGAAAGAGGCGCTGCGTGTgggagtattcgaaaaaatcgcAGAGAAATTTGACCAAACTCCTTCAATCATAAAAGAAGAGTGGAAGAAACTTAAAACTTTACGTCGACAtctgaagcgtcggattgctcACGGCAGTCTGGATCCAAATTCAGACGATATGGATCCGTTGCATGCTCTGCTAATGAAACTTCAGTCTCCTAAACTCACAAAAACAGTGGATGATGTCCTGTTGAGTGAAGAGGAGTCATATCCCAAGCGGCGATACGTTGGTAAGCGAAGTTTCAGTGATGATGGATGTATAAAGCTCGAAGTGAACGGAACTGTACGATACGCAAAAGTGTGCGAGCTCTGCGGAAAGCAGGTTGAGAGGTCCCATTTCGAGTACCACATGAATGCGCACTATGGTCACACGCCGTATGCGTGCTCTTTCGAAGGGTgcgataaaaagtatagtaacAAAAGCATTCGTGATAAACATGAGATAGCAGTCCACAGCGAGGATGGTTACAAATTTCCGTGCGATCGGTGCGATAGGAAATTCAAACAGAAGTACAAATACGAGTATCACTACGCCGTCCAGCACAAGAGCCTGGAGCTTCCGTGTAGTATTTGCGGCAAGCTGCTGCCGCACAACCTAGTTCTCAAAAGACACATGCGTATTCATGTACAAAACTATGAGTGTCACATTTGTGGCAAAGTGGTGCAGAAAAAGCACACATTAAAAGTCCACATGCGTGTTCACACCAAAGAAAAACCATACCAATGTGAGCTTTGCGAGCAACGGTTTATGCTGAATGTTCAACTGAAGACCCATCTGCTTAAGGTACACGACGTCGTGTTAGAGAAGATGCAAACTCAAGTGTTAAATAAAAGTTAG
- the LOC129761529 gene encoding uncharacterized protein K02A2.6-like: protein MDVITRQQWGALEPFNDAADQQDLRREWEEWRRSFELFLELKHVESQHEKLLLLLSQGGRGLQRIYYNLGPSADEYYPEPVKVPLMPPEVPEYDNAIKRLNKFFIGKRNDRIELEVFRSLKQRSDEPFNQFVLRLRAQAVRCDFLEREDREMLQQITMGAYDERVRDKGLESTMDLDALTNYAINREILLKQKERVKGQSETAVAMVEEKTNGTIICMIDKFPVNFLIDSGSAINTVTEKVWNILVTGGAAIFKRKFQCDRRFIPYATQTPLNVVAVFEAWITVNDTKPKCYAEFFVVEGANKSLLSKSTAEFLKVLKVGLDVQNIEMEKDPFPKFPNVQVKLSIDNSVPPRKIVYLRIPEPMKKKVDEKILEMLRTDVIEPAQGPAEWISPMVVVPKGKDDIRLCINMRYPNQAIHREHYPLPVIETLLNKLRGTTYFSKLDITSAYHHIELHPDSRSITTFMTERGLMRFKRMMFGINCAPEIFQRIMTEMLAGVDGVIVYIDDIVIAARTLEEHDQRLKQVLLILRQNNAKLNEGKCLFRVRELEILGFKVSAAGISPSDEKVAAIKNFRTPTNKEEVRSFLGLVNFVGHFIPRLSTRSEPLRQYLRGDVLDFGNEQKEAFDDLRNELSNGVRRLGYFDPKDVTELYIDASPVGLGAVLVQRDPSSTPRIICFASKGLTPTERVYPQTQREALAVVWAVEKLYFYLFGLHFTIFTDHKTLEYIFGGKHQDGRRATTRAEGWALRLQPYDFEIKYISGTSNISDILSRLNSNSDPPFDDNAEHYLCSIGEEPSAITLDDIRNEMVKDEILIAVTKALQSGDWPQHLIRYESFAKELGVINGILVRDERIILPTSLRPKALDIIHRGHPGVVTMRRALREKVWWPGMDDDVTGKIQECAGCIAVSVVGPPEPIQRKEMPDRAWQEIAIDFFSAKECATFLIVVDYYSRFIRVIEMKTTTAAKTIEALESIFAEHTYPETIRSDNGPPFSSEVFASYCSSKNIRLIRTIPYWPQMNGLVERQNQGILRTLRIARATKSDWRKAIKEYVYMYNTTPHSVTRKAPMELLTGRPVKDLLPSLRTDPHWHREEGVRERDTIEKLKGKKYADQRRHARTSEIEEGDDVVLKNNEHGKLEPKFKLDRFKVISRSGNDTVVKNKEGVTLRRCVTHLKKWTGLDKTVDNELESDSPPDLEQPHSSEELTPSQPLQSDSLSHSSLPSSLRSSKQTEGRQSDRQHHCLKRTRETSTESSTKRPDRNRKVPSRYVQNVSDSRLYSE, encoded by the exons ATGGATGTTATAACGAGACAACAGTGGGGCGCGCTAGAACCGTTTAATGATGCGGCTGATCAGCAAGATCTGCGACGTGAATGGGAAGAATGGCGAAGATCGTTCGAGCTGTTTTTGGAGCTGAAACATGTTGAGTCGCAGCATGAGAAGCTACTTCTTTTGCTTTCGCAAGGAGGCAGGGGATTGCAAAGGATTTACTATAATCTCGGTCCATCTGCTGACGAATACTATCCCGAACCAGTTAAAGTGCCGCTCATGCCACCAGAGGTACCAGAGTACGATAACGCTATAAAGCGGCTGAACAAATTTTTTATCGGGAAAAGGAACGATAGAATTGAATTGGAAGTATTCCgttcattgaaacaacgtaGTGATGAACCTTTCAATCAGTTCGTCCTGAGGTTGAGGGCACAAGCAGTACGATGTGATTTTCTTGAACGGGAGGATCGAGAAATGCTTCAACAAATCACAATGGGAGCATACGACGAGCGTGTGAGAGACAAAGGACTGGAAAGTACAATGGACCTGGATGCATTAACAAATTATGCTATCAATCGTGAGATTTTGCTGAAACAAAAAGAGAGAGTCAAAGGGCAAAGCGAAACAGCTGTGGCAATG GTAGAAGAAAAAACGAATGGCACAATCATTTGTATGATTGACAAATTCCCCGTCAACTTCCTTATTGATTCTGGTTCAGCAATAAATACTGTGACTGAAAAGGTATGGAACATCCTAGTTACCGGAGGGGCAGcgattttcaagagaaaattccAATGTGATCGACGATTCATTCCATATGCTACACAAACTCCTTTGAACGTAGTGGCAGTTTTCGAAGCATGGATCACGGTCAATGATACGAAACCGAAATGCTACGCAGAATTTTTCGTCGTTGAAGGTGCCAACAAATCCTTGCTCAGCAAATCCACTGCAGAGTTTCTGAAAGTACTTAAAGTTGGGTTGGATGTTCAGAacatcgaaatggaaaaggatcCATTTCCGAAATTTCCAAACGTTCAGGTAAAGCTTTCGATTGACAACTCCGTACCTCCTAGGAAGATAGTATATCTGCGGATACCGGAACCAATGAAGAAAAAGGTTGACGAGAAAATTCTTGAAATGTTACGCACGGACGTAATTGAGCCAGCACAGGGACCAGCGGAATGGATATCTCCTATGGTTGTCGTACCAAAAGGGAAGGATGATATTCGCCTTTGCATAAACATGCGGTATCCGAATCAAGCTATCCACCGGGAGCATTATCCCCTTCCAGTTATTGAGACATTGTTGAACAAGTTGCGAGGAACAacctatttttcaaagttagatATTACTTCAGCATATCATCACATCGAGCTGCATCCAGACTCTCGCAGCATAACTACTTTTATGACGGAAAGAGGATTGATGCGTTTCAAACGAATGATGTTCGGCATCAACTGTGCACCTGAAATATTCCAACGAATAATGACGGAAATGCTAGCTGGAGTAGATGGTGTCATTGTCTATATTGATGACATCGTTATTGCTGCGAGGACACTTGAGGAGCACGATCAGAGACTCAAACAAGTTTTGTTGATACTGCGTCAAAATAATGCAAAACTAAACGAAGGGAAATGTCTCTTCCGAGTGAGGGAGCTTGAGATTCTGGGTTTTAAAGTCAGTGCCGCAGGTATAAGCCCTTCAGACGAAAAAGTAGCAGCAATAAAAAACTTCAGAACCCCAACGAATAAAGAGGAGGTTCGAAGTTTCCTGGGACTTGTTAATTTTGTTGGCCACTTTATCCCACGTTTGTCAACGAGATCTGAACCACTTCGACAGTACCTTCGTGGAGACGTTCTTGATTTTGGAAACGAACAGAAAGAAGCCTTCGACGATTTACGGAACGAACTATCCAACGGTGTGCGTAGACTTGGTTATTTTGATCCAAAGGATGTCACGGAACTATACATTGATGCTTCTCCGGTGGGCTTAGGAGCAGTTCTTGTACAGCGTGATCCATCAAGCACTCCAAGAATCATTTGTTTTGCTTCTAAGGGATTAACTCCAACAGAACGTGTTTACCCTCAAACACAGCGTGAAGCCCTTGCTGTAGTTTGGGCagttgaaaaattatatttttatttatttggttTGCACTTCACGATCTTCACCGACCACAAGACCTTGGAGTATATCTTTGGAGGTAAGCATCAAGATGGACGTCGAGCAACTACCAGAGCAGAAGGATGGGCGCTACGACTTCAACCGTATGACTTCGAGATAAAGTACATATCGGGCACATCCAATATTTCGGATATATTGTCACGGTTGAATTCAAATTCTGATCCGCCCTTTGACGACAATGCAGAGCACTATCTTTGTTCAATTGGCGAAGAACCATCTGCTATCACTCTAGATGACATCAGGAACGAAATGGTGAAAGATGAAATACTAATTGCTGTTACTAAAGCATTGCAGTCCGGTGATTGGCCGCAACACCTCATTCGGTATGAATCATTCGCGAAGGAATTAGGTGTAATCAATGGAATCTTAGTACGGGATGAACGAATCATTTTGCCGACTAGTTTGAGACCAAAAGCGTTAGATATTATTCACCGTGGTCACCCTGGAGTTGTCACTATGCGGAGAGCACTTCGAGAAAAAGTTTGGTGGCCTGGCATGGATGACGACGTGACTGGCAAAATTCAAGAATGTGCAGGTTGTATTGCTGTCAGCGTTGTGGGACCGCCGGAACCAATTCAGAGAAAAGAAATGCCTGATCGTGCGTGGCAGGAGATCGCTATCGATTTTTTCTCGGCAAAGGAGTGTGCAACCTTCCTCATTGTAGTTGATTATTATAGTAGGTTCATAAGAGTAATTGAAATGAAAACTACTACAGCAGCCAAAACAATTGAGGCTTTGGAAAGCATTTTCGCAGAACACACGTATCCTGAAACGATTCGCAGTGACAACGGTCCACCGTTCTCCAGTGAAGTGTTCGCAAGCTATTGCTCTAGTAAGAATATTAGATTGATCAGGACTATTCCGTATTGGCCTCAAATGAATGGGCTTGTTGAGCGCCAAAACCAGGGCATTCTGCGGACGCTAAGAATAGCAAGAGCAACCAAATCTGACTGGAGAAAGGCAATTAAAGAGTATGTTTACATGTACAACACGACACCCCACTCTGTGACCAGAAAAGCGCCCATGGAGTTGTTAACTGGACGACCAGTAAAAGACCTGTTACCATCATTGAGAACTGATCCGCATTGGCATCGGGAAGAAGGAGTACGGGAGAGAGATACAATCGAGAAACTGAAAGGAAAGAAGTATGCGGACCAGCGGCGACACGCAAGGACCTCAGAAATAGAGGAGGGAGATGATGTCGTTCTTAAGAATAATGAACACGGCAAGCTTGAACCAAAATTTAAACTGGATAGGTTTAAAGTCATCAGTCGATCAGGTAATGACACAGTTGTTAAGAATAAAGAAGGAGTAACATTACGAAGATGTGTCACTCATCTAAAGAAATGGACTGGATTAGATAAGACTGTTGACAACGAACTAGAATCAGATTCTCCGCCAGATTTAGAACAACCTCACAGTTCTGAGGAATTAACCCCATCACAACCGTTACAATCAGACTCATTGTCACACTCATCATTACCATCATCATTACGGTCGTCAAAGCAAACAGAAGGAAGACAATCTGATAGGCAACATCATTGTCTGAAGCGAACCAGAGAAACATCTACGGAATCGTCTACAAAACGTCCTGATCGCAATAGAAAAGTTCCAAGTCGATATGTACAAAATGTTTCTGATTCCAGGTTATATTCGGAGTAG